One segment of Hemitrygon akajei chromosome 15, sHemAka1.3, whole genome shotgun sequence DNA contains the following:
- the LOC140739321 gene encoding heterogeneous nuclear ribonucleoprotein D-like, which translates to MTDVEQQQVKGSQNGHFEEGEGPDAGEEMMADGAEAPTSAEIEGSKINASKNEEDAGKMFVGGLSWDTSKKDLKDYFSKFGEVVDCTIKMDPATGRSRGFGFILFKDSSSADKVLEQKEHKLDGRVVDPKRAMAMKKEPVKKIFVGGLHPDTPEDKIREYFGSFGEVESIELPMDSKTNKRRGFCFISFKEEEPVKKILEKKYHDIGNSKCEIKVAQPKEVYQQQQQWGGRGSFTGRGRGSGRGAGQSQNWSQGYSSNYWNPSYGSSYGYNGQSGYGTYGGYDYTGYNYNSGYYGGYGQGYDYNQSNGSYGKAPRRGAAHQGGYKPY; encoded by the exons ATGACCGACGTGGAGCAGCAGCAGGTGAAGGGATCCCAGAACGGTCATTTTGAAGAGGGAGAGGGTCCGGATGCGGGCGAGGAAATGATGGCGGATGGAGCCGAGGCTCCTACGAGCGCCGAGATCGAGGGCTCGAAAATCAACGCCAGCAAGAATGAGGAAGACGCCGG GAAAATGTTCGTGGGAGGTTTGAGTTGGGATACCAGTAAAAAAGACCTGAAAGATTATTTTTCTAAATTTGGTGAAGTTGTGGACTGTACAATTAAGATGGACCCCGCAACGGGAAGGTCGAGAGGGTTTGGATTTATCCTCTTCAAAGATTCTTCTAGCGCCGATAAG GTATTGGAACAAAAAGAACACAAATTAGATGGGAGAGTAGTTGATCCTAAAAGAGCAATGGCCATGAAGAAAGAGCCTGTAAAGAAAATCTTCGTTGGAGGCCTTCATCCAGATACTCCAGAAGATAAGATCAGAGAGTACTTTGGAAGCTTTGGTGAG GTGGAATCAATTGAACTTCCAATGGACAGTAAGACCAATAAGAGAAGAGGATTCTGTTTCATCTCATTTAAAGAAGAGGAGCCAGTAAAAAAGATCTTGGAGAAGAAGTACCATGATATTGGAAATAGCAAG TGTGAAATCAAAGTGGCTCAGCCGAAAGAAGTTTatcaacagcagcagcaatgggGAGGCAGAGGCAGCTTTACAGGAAGGGGCAGAGGTAGTGGTCGTGGAGCTG GTCAAAGTCAGAACTGGAGTCAAGGATACAGCAGTAATTACTGGAATCCAAGCTATGGAAGCAGTTATGGTTACAACGGGCAAAGTGGCTACGGTACATATGGAGGCTATGATTATACTGGCTATAATTACAATAGTGGTTACTATGGTGGATATGGACAAGGATATGACTACA ATCAGAGTAATGGTAGCTATGGGAAAGCACCGAGACGTGGGGCAGCTCATCAAGGTGGCTATAAACCGTATTAG